A region of the Sminthopsis crassicaudata isolate SCR6 chromosome 6, ASM4859323v1, whole genome shotgun sequence genome:
TTTGGGGTTGGAATGTTGGGAgatataaaaatcttctaaagccaaaaaacaaaacataacgcCAAACTCTTATTAAATGTTCCTAAAAAACCAGAGAGGGTTGGGGTGGGCAAGGGAGTGGAAAGTAGGGATGGGGTAAAGATTGCTGAGTAGGATGGTAGGAGAGAATCTCATTAGAATGACATCCTTTTCTACTCTGCTTTCAGAGGCTTTTCTGATCTCCAGCCCTTATTATGGAGCCATCACTCAACACGTATATCTCTATGGGAATGTTCGACTGGTTTATGCTCATCTGGATAGCGGGGTAAGAGATTCCAGGACTCCCAGATGGGAATCCGAgcttaagagaaaaggaaattttcagAGTTTTGAATGTGCACTGAGGTGGAGAAGACGATGCATCTGAAGTAGCCAGGACTAGAggtgaaagggaagagaagtcACTTATCACCTTCCATATACCTCAGGGCTAATCTCAGGTTGGGATTCTCAATGGACCTCAAGCactaaactggagaagaaatggaattagTCTTCTAGGCTAATGTAGCAAGGTGGGGAGGGCGAGACACACACTCCTGTGAATATTTGTCCCACACAGACATGTATGTGAAAGATAGTTCctctaatcaatcaataagtattttacTAAGCACTTCCTATTTGCCAAGTGTTATGCTAGACACTgaagttacaaagacaaaaatgaaacattgttTGCTTCCAAGGAACTGCTATTTTATCAGTTGACAACATAGACATAATGTAACGTAAAAAACACCTAGTATAGTGTCagaaattttacaaatatctcatttgattctcattggATCCCACCCaatctggaaggtaggtgctattatgattcccatctttacagattaagaaactgaagcagagagacatTGAGTGTCATATCTGTTTACAAAGTACATGCAAAATCTATATAAAGGATTTCTTTTGGGGGGGTTGCTGTTAGCAACTATGGGAATTGGGAAAAGTCTCCTGAGAAATGGTACCTGAGCTGAGCACTCTTGAgcctagagattctaagaggtgTGGGTAAGGAAAGAAGGGCTACCTTTTGAAATATGGATTCCATCTACTTGTAGTAGGTTTGAGACGAGGGATTTGGGGAGGAGTAGAGAAGGGGGCTGTCTACTGACTGATTCCACCCTCCGCCCCCATTGGAAAGAGAGGAATGCATTTCAAGAGAACAACCAATTAATTAAAAGGCAAGGAGACAAAAAATGGAAGCTGTGCATAAAGAAGCAATAAGAAATCCAATTTGACTCGACTGTAGGGAATATGAAAGAGAGCAATGTGTGAGGaagctggaaagatagattggggtCAGGTTATAAAGGTTTTAACTGTCAAATTAAGAGATTATTTGCAATCCCAGAGGGGATAGGGAGCCGTAGAAGTATGGGAAGGAAGGGTGACTTAGAGTTCAGGATGTTGTTCATCAGTGGGATTGaacacaaataattttaaaagtttttccaggTCACAGGGATGGATAGCCGCCCCTTCCAACTTACAGTGAGGAAGCTGGAGATAGCCCTTCAGGGAGCCATGTCTGAGGTATGTGGATCTCAGCCCAAAATCAGTGGATGGAAATTGATGACACAATCAAGGCTGATTCTTTCTCGGGCTTTGGGAGTCTGTGGGTTCTTTTGGGGGGCATATAAACAAATAGATGGTTCTTCTGAGTGGGAAATAATCGTGAAAGGATTCATCTTCTCCAACAGATTGCTAATAATCCTaagtttcctttccttccttgaaCTGAGTTTCTTGACTTGTGATATGGAGGCATTCTGTCTTCAGAGATGAGAGAGTCTAGCATTcagaattttaagatttgcaaagcacatcatatatattatcttattctgATGACAACCCTGAGAGAGAGGTGCTATCTTTatcatacagatgaggaaactgaggtagagagagtAGGTGAGAAGGACTATAAGTCTTAAGGGCGGTTCTGAGGCAGGAGTTTTAGATTCAAGACCCATGCAATCTATTGCACTCCCAGCCATCTCTGATTTCTGAAggtctttccagctctaacagtTTGTGACATTGTCCTGAGTTGTGATTCTTACTATGGGGGTGGTGATGGACAAAGTTAAGCGGGTGGATGGAGTTAAGTTACCCGCTTCCTGCTCCATTCACTCCATCCACATGCTCATGTTGTTTCAGGGAATTAATGTCAGAGGTCTCATTCTCATCAACCCCCATAACCCTTTGGGAGACATCTACTCTCAGGAACAGCTGCAGGAGTACTTGGAGTTTGCAAAGAGGTATGATCTTGCCCCTTCCTTCCCCCGCCCCCCTTATTATACTTGGCTGAAAGTAGGAAGCTCTCAGGTTTTAGTCCTTATGTATGTGTTGGTGGGAAGTGATAGAATCTCCTTCTGAAATacctatttatattatatgaaattatctatctatctattccatCTACTTGTAGTAGGTTGGGATTTGGGGAAGAGTAGAGAAGCGGGCTAATGGTCGATTCTACCCACTCACCCCCACTGGAAAAAGAGCCATTCATTGATTGGTCTGTGGATGTTGGAATTGACCATGGagttccattatttatttatttttaaaaatatacattgttttatgaatcacgttgggagagaaaaatcagaacaagagggaaaaaccatgggagaggaaaaaaaacccagagaaaaagaaatgaacatagtatgtgttgatgtACATTCAATctgcattgttttttttctgcatgTAGAGGTGCTTTCTCTCCAAAgcttattgggattgccttgcaGCTCCTGGTATTCCTTGATGAGAGATAGGGACAAAGGTGTCACGGTCTATCAGGTGGGCCCCAGGGTCCCTTTTactatctctcttttcttcccatctAGGCATGAGCTTCATGTGATAGTGGATGAGATATACATGTTGTCAGTTTTTGACAAGTCCGCCATGTTCCAAAGTGTCCTAAGCATGGACAGGTGAGGGCTGAGGCTGTGTTGGTAGGAACTGGGACACATTCCCCACTCCCTAGAAAGCCCCTGATTAGAGCATGTTACCCGGGATATGGGCTGCTGTGGGAGCCAGTTCTCTAAGAACCTCTGCATATGGCCCAGTTTCATGCTTCCTGAACATCCTGCACCTTGGGGCTTCCTTCTCCTGAGCAATGCTTCCAATGAAAACCAACAGGGGACGTGAGCTCTGAATGCCTTCATTCTGAGGGGTAGCATGTGTGGTGGAAAGGGGTCTGAGGTCttgttacctgtgtgaccttggacaagtcatgtaatAGCTtatctcagccttagtttcttcatctgtaaaatgggaataatagcaacATCTAAGATATAAGATTCTTATGAAGCTCCAATGCCTATCTTCTGTAAGCCTTGAAGCCCATATCAATGCCAGCTGTCATCCGTAACCCATCGATTCTGTGAATGACTCTGTGAGGTACTTTGGGAAATTAAAATCCtcatttctcagatgaggaagctgTGGCGTAGAGAGATGTATTGACTTGCCTTTGGTCACTCAGCGggtgaatgtcagagctggggttTGATTTTGAATCTCTTGGTTCTGAAAAGCCATTGGGTTCTTTCCACTGCCTTGAGAGGCTTAAGTGAGGAAAACTAACaagaagaaattaagtgatttatcagCCAGTGTTAGGCCCtaaatccatccatccatccacccatccctccctccctccattgaGTACTGAGAGTCATGTGCTTTTTCTAGTGGATCATATTGTGTTTCCTGTTCCTTTGTGTATATCCTCACTACAGGCTTCCTGATCCGCAGAAGACCCACGTGATATGGGGGACCAGCAAGGTAAGCCCCCCATCAGACCAAACTCAGAATACTGGAGTGAACTCCCTCTGGAAGTTGAGGGAGGATTGGCCAATATTCAGAGTGTTTCTTCTACAGGACTTTGGGATCTCAGGCGTGCGCTTTGCCACTCTCTATACAGAGAATCAGGACGTAGCCAATGCCGTGGCCTCCCTCGGTTGTCTGCATGGCCTCTGTGGCACTACCCAGTACCAGATGGCACAGCTGCTTCGGGACCGAGGTGACAGAGCTGGGCTTCCAGCCTGAAGCTGGGGGGGGGTCATGGGTCAGTTAAAAAAATCTGGGGAAGGTGTGGAGAACTCTCCAGTTAATAAGATTTGCTCTTCTCCCCCATTGTGATGAGTCTTGAAAGTTAGTAGGGAGGAGAAGCGTCTACTGTCAAACTCAGTGGGGTGATGTCCAGTAGAATTGGTGCATTGGCACAATTTCTCTTTGGGGCTCCCTTCCACTCGGACAGATTGGATCGACCAGGTGTACCTCTCCGAAAACCATTCCCGGCTTAGGGCTGCCCACGCCTACGTCACGGAGGAGCTGGAGACCCTGGGCGTCCCCTTCCTCAGGACCAAAGCTGGCTTCTTCGTCTGGATAGACCTGAGAAAAGTAAGGACAGTTGTGGTTTAGGGTCAATTCTGGTCAGATAAAGCAAGGACTTCTTCATCCAGTAGTTGAATGAGCATTTATGTGCCCAGCACTGACCTCTCCGATCCAGACACAAAAATGGAATCCACCTTATGTCCTGTGGCAGAGGAGGGTGAAAAGATTCAAAAGtccaaatagataaataaatgcaaaataaagaaaataattagaaagtcCTTTTGGACATGGAGAAAATTAGCAAgtagagggtgtgtgtgtgtgtgtgtgtgtgtattgggggaggaaatcaggaaaagtttcctgTAATGAACAATATACCTAGAAAAATCACATGGAAAGGAGTGTTATCCTAGGGGCCTATTAATAGGAAGCCACTAGATGATCTTGAGCAAGGGAGCAATGGATGGAGAACAGAGAATGGACGTAGCCGGATGTTAGCTTGGCAGCTGATGGAAAATGGTTCTCAGAGGGGGAGGATTTGAAGTTGGGAGACCAAAGCTTCTGAGCTTCTTGCTTTGTTTTCCCTTGTTCCTAGTACCTGCGTACAGACACCTTCGAGGAGGAGTTTCTCCTTGTGGCGCCGTTTCCTGGACCACAAGGTGCTTCTGTCCTGTGGAAAGGCCTTTGAGTGCAAGGAACCTGGCTGGTTCCGCCTGGTCTTCTCCGACAAGATTCACAGACTGCGGCTGGGTGAGAGAAATGCCCTTTTCCCGGGCACTGAGCCCGTGCCGCTCTTCTTCCTACTAGATGCTGAACTCTGTATCCCTAAAATTATCTCCATATCtcactctcttttcttcctctcccttccttttgatCTTTTGGGGCTTGTGTTTGCTGTACGGCTCCTCCCCTAGAACTTCCCCACCTTAATAAGtgtttcctcccctcctccctcccttccttccttcctcccctccttcctccctccctccctccctcccttcctccttccctcccttccttcctctctccctccctccctcccttcctccctccctccctccctccctccctccctcccttcctctctccctcccttcctccctccctccctccctccctccctcccttcctccctccctccctccctccctccctccctccctcccttccttcctccctcccttcctctcttcctccctccctccctccctccctccctccctccctccctccctccctccctccctccctcccttccttcctccctcccttcctctcttcctccctcccttccttcctccctccctccctccctccctccctccctccctccctccctccctccctccttccctccctccctcccttcctcccctcttccctccctccctccctccctcctttccttcctccctccctcccttcctccctccttccctccctcccttcctttttcctagcCCCTCCTTCCCAGTTCCCACTGGTACCCCCTGCAGCttgttccttccctccttcccccaggcATGCAGCGGGTGCGGGAGGTGCTTGGGAAGGAGCCCCAGGTGGCCAGGGCCCCTTCCCCCCGCCAGCCCCTGGAGAAGAGCAGGCAGTCGAGGTGAGACGGCCTCTGACCCGGGGCCCAAGAGGCTGGATGCTGAGCGTGGGCTGGCGACAAGGTTTCCTCCCTGTCTGGCCGCAGAAGAGCAAGCGTAACAGAGCCGTGCATCAGCGGCCGCCTAGGGGGGGCCCAGAGACCGAGCAAAGCCTGCTCTCCTGGAGAAGACGAGCTGTGCGCACGTCAGAGCCGGGGCGAGGAGCGGCCTGCGGTGCCGGCCGGAGGCCTCCCAGCAGCTCGTGACTCGGGGCGGCACCCGTACCCTGAGGACTCACAGCCGGCGCGTCAGAGGCAAGACCGGGTGCTCCGGGCCAgctttcaaatacatttttatcaACGCCTTTGTGTATCCTTTATAGGCTCAGTCCTCGTCCTCTGCCCCCCTCTCAGCCGTCTCCCACAACAACCAACTGGAGAGACCTCCCAGACAGGTTTCCAGCAGACACAGcctggacttttttttccccccctgaggctggggtaagtGACTGGCCCGGGGTCACCCCGCCAggaagtgtccgagaccagatttgaactcggtcctcctgacttcagggctgggctCTGTCCGCGCCTCTGTGACACTTTTTGAGAATAAAACACAACTATATCCGTGCTGAGCCATGTGAATATAAGGGCCCGTGGCTGCTGTGGGCACGGACAAACTCCCGGCCCACTCTTCGGGCAGCGAGAAGACAGCGGCTGAGTCTGATCATTTccttatattaattaattattaataaatgaacaattaaataattaattaattattattttaattaacaaatttattatagcattatttaaaaataataatagctttttatgtttCAAAGCACATGCAAGGATGGTTTTTAATGTTCACTCTGCGCAgccttgtgttctgatttttctccccctcccctcccccttccctagacagcgaGGGATCTAGGTCGAACATGCGCAGTTCTTCCGGACCTATCTCCACATTTGTCCCACTGCACAAGAACACCggctaaaaagggaaaaatcagaaaggaaaaaccaAGCGAGCGACAACAACAAAGGTGACAATAGAGGTTGTCATCCACATCCAGTCCTAACCCAGGGTTTTCACTAGATAGCGGAAGAGATCCTCCCGGCCTTTGGTTGCTCTGGTTACAGACGCCGTCTTTCCGCGCTTGCGCACACCGTCCCTTTCAGGGTCGGGGCTGCTCGCCTTCTAGGAAGGGGCGGACCTCGCTTCTCCATTGGCGGAGCCCGCTCCGGCACCTCCGGGCCGCCAGACGGCGCTCGCCCTCCCAGGCCGCGGGCTCGCCTCGCACTTTGCTCCCGCATGCGCAGTTCGCCGCACGCTCTGCGCAGCCTGTCAGGTCAGGGGGCTGGGCCGGCCTCCGAGGGTGTCCGCTGCCGCCGGCCTCTTTCTCACCCGGCCCGGAACTGGAGGCGACCCCGGCCCGAAGCCTGTACCCTCGGCCTGTCGTCCCTGACCGGGGCATGAGGCGGTGACGGAGCCCGGGGGCGCCGCGCGGGGCCTGAGGCGGAGGTGAGACCGGGGCCGGGCACGGGCGGCGTGCCCCCCAAACGGGAGGTGGGGGAGAGTGTGACCCCCCTGAGGGGGAGGAGGTCAGGGGTCAGGTGCTCCCCTTGCAATGGGGGCGGGGTACAAACAGTGTGGCCCTGGAGCAGTGTGCTCCTCCtagtgggggtgggaaggagtGAGGTGTGTGAACCTCCCCCCTGTGTGCTCTCCCGGGGGAGGGGTTCAGGGGGTGTGTGCCCTGACTGGAGGCTGGAGGAGGGGGAAGCGGCAAGAAATAGCCCCGCCCTCCTCAGGCCCACCGCCCGCAGAACGGTGGGAAAAGCTACCACTTGTTCCTGTCCTTCAGCCAGCCGGGGATGTCGGGGAGATGCCCCCCagaagatgggggaagggaatgcCGGAAATGTAACGGACAGGGAAGGAAAGAGGCCGTGTGACCCTGACCAGGTCACTGCCCTTCTCCGTACTCGGAGCACCTCCGGCTGGGTAGCGGGGGCCGGGAAGGTGCGTTAGGAGGGGACTTCCCTGACCCAGGAATTTCCCGTACCAGGAAAACCGCGTTCAGTCCCGGGCCTGTCATTTACAAATCCCAACAGATCTGAGGGAAGGTCTGCTACAGTGTTCCCATAGAGATTCGGGCTGGGAAGGTGAATGGTTAGCTCTGGCATCCTATCAGCGGGAGGCAAAGCCGGGCCTCGTGTCAGTGTCCACCGCCGATCCGGCGTGATCTGTGGGGGGAGGGGCCTGATGCTGCACCGTCCCTCAGATTTGTTCTGAGCCAACTACAGGCCTAGAGATGGGGACTGACTGAATCTGTGGTTTTATTGATTTGTTGTGGACCAAAAAGAACGCCTTCAAAACGAGCGTGTTCTTAGACCAACAACAGAGCTGTCTGTGACTTTTCGTGCTCTTGCCTGGACTGGGCAGGAGCCTTGTCTTCTTAATTGGAAGGAGGGTCCTGCTGGCTCTTCTGCAGGAAGAAGGTGCTGGGGTTTAAAACACTGGAAAAGAAAGTGTGATGGGATCCAAAGGCTTTGAGAAATACTGGGGCAGATTCTTGGAATAAGTCCTTCTAAGAAGAGAGAACTCCATCTTATATAGGCTGTAGTGATGGCGGACTTTTCCAGTGACTCACTGCCTGGCAACTTGTCAAATGACTCTTGTGTTTTGTGAGGGCAGATGTGATTTATTTAACAGAAGTTAACTGGGATTGATGCAGTGGACAGATATTGGGAGATCCAGGAGACGAAGGATAGCATTAGCAGCAACAATCACTCAGTGATGGGTGGATACCTTTCCTCTGGGGCTGTCATCCAGGGAGAAGCTGAATGAAGGGGGGGGTGGGGGAATGCAGCCAGGGTCTTGGTTGGGAAGGCTGAGTTGGTTTTTGGAAGCACTTGCTGCCCCTGGGCCCATTTAGATGCAGGCTTTATTTTGGTAAGTTGCTTTAGGAATGGGATGTGTGTGTTATAAATAGGGTAGGTTTCTGATGTTCTGGACTGGGACCAATGTGAAACTAATAGCACTGATTGGAGGTAAAGAGCATGAGAGACTGGATGGTTTGGGGTAGATTTAgggggtgtgtgagtgtgtgtgtgtgtgtgtgtgtgtgtgtgtggctgtggttgtgtgtatgtgtatgtgtgtgtgagtgtgtgtgtgtgtgtgtgtggtgagtgtgtgtgtgtgtgagtgtgtgtgtggctgtgtgtatgtgtatgtgtgtgtgagtgtgtgtgtatatgtgtgtgtgtgagtgtgtgtgtgtggctctgtgtgtgtgtgtgtgtgtgtgtgagtgtgtgtgtggctctgtgtgtgtggctgtgtgtgtgtgtctgtgtgtgtgtgtctgtgtgtgtgtgtggctctgtgtgtgtgtgtgtgtgtgtgtgtgtgtgtgtgtgtgtgtggctgtgtggctgtgtgtgtgtgtgtgtgtggctgtgtgtgtgtatgtgtgtgtgtgtatgtgtgtgtgtgtgtgtgtggctgtgtgtgtgtgtatgtgtgtgtgtgtgtgtgtggctgtgtgtgtgtgtatgtgtgtgtgtgtatgtgtgtgtgtgtgagtgtgtgtgtggctctgtgtgtgtggctgtgtgtgtgtctgtgtgtgtgtgtgtctgtgtgtgtgtgtgtgtgtgtgtgtggctgtgtgtgtgtgtgtgtgtgtggctgtgtgtgtgtgtgtgtgagtgtggtgagtgtgtgtgtgtgtgtgtgtgtgtgtgtgtgtgtgtgtgtgtgtgtgtgtaccggtggtggtggtgatggtggaaTAAGACAGCAAGAGAAGAGATCGTGCTTGACTTTGGAAATATCCTTTCTACTGCAGTTTAGAAGATAAGCAGGGAATTAATTAGTCGGCATCCCACGTCGTGCACAATTGTGGACCCACTGATGGAATTGGAAAAGATGGAAACGCGACTGAGTGTGGCCTCTCATATTTATAGTGAATGGCACTTCCACTTGTGCACTCTGTTCACACCCTCGTAGACAAACGTATTTATTGGATTTCCTCTTTTTTGGCATGGTTTCTGTGGTTTGGTTTTTGCATTTTCCTCTTTGTGGTTATCATAGGACAAACTTTTCTACCTCCTAGATATATGTTTTTTACACTTTGCCTTCCCTACTAGactgtgagctccctgagggccAGGACAGTGTTTTTGCCTGTCTCTGTATCTACAGCACTCGATGGTCCCTtgacacatattaagtgcttaataaatgcttcttgactggcTGACTATTCTACTTTTTTCTCCCCCTGTACTCTTTGGTAAGTGATTTTCAGTGAAATTCTGTGGTCCAGTTAATGAACTGTATTATCTGAACATCAGCCTGTAGattttctgagattggatttttAGGTCTGTAAGCCTTTGGGTTGGGACAAATGTTAGAAGTCATCTTATCCAGCATTTTCATTGTGTAGGGGAGGAAACTCAAAGCCAGAGAGTTCCAAGGCtacaaggcactgtgctgggtGGTGTTTAGAGAGACTCACCTcctgaggaaaatgaagaaaatcccCTAAGATAACGGAGGGTTCCTGGAGTGGGTGGCCTTGCAGTGCAGGCCCCTTTGCTTTTTTTATGATGAAGCAGAGGCTAAGAGAAGTGAAGGGTCTATTTGGGGCCGTGGTTCCATTCCAGGTCCTAATACAATGTGatctgaaaagggaaagagaactgGCAGCTAGGAGTAGCATGCTAGACTTCACTGAAGGGATGAACTCTGGGCTGGGTCTCAAAGGACAATCTAGCCTTGGGCTGAGGGCATGGAGGCAGGGGATGGAAAGCTGGATTTGAAGGTAGAGCTGGCAGTCCAGTGTGTGAAGGGCAGGAGTGTAATAAATTAGAAACTGGAGCTGGATTCTAGAGACCCTTGATTGACTGCCAGGCTAAAGAGCCTGTATTTTATCCAAAGGGGACCAGAGAGATGTGATCAGAAAGAGGAAAGATTGTAAGAATACAGAACTATTGGGAAACTACTGAAATAATCTAGATGATGGGGGGTCTCGATAAAGAGGAGAGCCATTTGAGGGGATGGGAGCCATTCTTCAATACCTGTGTGAGAGAGATGGTAGAGGTAGAAGGGACAGTCCTTGGCACCCAATTGGGTCTGGAGGTGAGGGAGAGAAAAACCTACCCAGGATCACTCTAAGGGTACAGATTTCAGTGGCACGGACATCTGTGGTGCCTTCTATAGAAATAGGGAAGCTTGGAGGGGAAGTGGAGGAGGTTTGTTTTAAACTTGGTGAATTGGAGGTGTTAATTAGCCAATCACCCAGAATTTATGAAGGGCCTGCTGTGTGCCAGACTGCAGAAAGAGCTTGGGATCAAAGGTGAAACACTGAAACTGCCCTTGTTCTCCAGGGCCTTACTGGGGGAGGCTACgtctacatatacaaatatatagaaaataaacatATGCAGAAATCATATCCT
Encoded here:
- the ACCS gene encoding LOW QUALITY PROTEIN: 1-aminocyclopropane-1-carboxylate synthase-like protein 1 (The sequence of the model RefSeq protein was modified relative to this genomic sequence to represent the inferred CDS: deleted 1 base in 1 codon); protein product: MFSILKQEHRELAPSPAPPLGTNHGEGLDRESSEKRDKEAADFYGLGDPAAKFSQMSPYLSSRGSVIKCFRDAAEEGYKAYHLDEYDEDKNPNGIINLGTSENKLCFDLLSSRLNQKDMQHIKPPLLQYPDWKGHRWLRDEVAGFLTYYCKAPVPLKPENVVVVNGCASLFSALATVLCNPGEAFLISSPYYGAITQHVYLYGNVRLVYAHLDSGVTGMDSRPFQLTVRKLEIALQGAMSEGINVRGLILINPHNPLGDIYSQEQLQEYLEFAKRHELHVIVDEIYMLSVFDKSAMFQSVLSMDRLPDPQKTHVIWGTSKDFGISGVRFATLYTENQDVANAVASLGCLHGLCGTTQYQMAQLLRDRDWIDQVYLSENHSRLRAAHAYVTEELETLGVPFLRTKAGFFVWIDLRKYLRTDTFEEEFLLWRRFLDHKVLLSCGKAFECKEPGWFRLVFSDKIHRLRLGMQRVREVLGKEPQVARAPSPRQPLEKSRQSR